One Halostella limicola genomic window carries:
- the trkA gene encoding Trk system potassium transporter TrkA produces MRVIVIGAGEVGSNIAESLAPEHEVVVIDIDGERVESLTYDLDVLALEGDGTSLGTLKEARVKDADMLIASTDNDETNVVACSTAKTISDAFTIARVKKTSLLETWEGSRGAFGVDFMVSVNLLTARAIVSIAGLPGAQDVDTFAGGAVRMAEFEIVEGSPVADQTVQEADRFESLTFAAILRDGEVTIPRGDTVIVEGDQVVVIGSPESVRAFAGELMPDPDVDEAAEVVIVGGGGIGYQTARLFEERGMRPRLIEHDPDRARQLAEELPKTVVLESDATDLEFLSREHVDEADFVVAALDSDEKNLLVSLLAKRVGADRTVAVVETADYVDLFETVGVDVAVNPREVTAEEITRFTREDRTENVALIEDDRAEVLEIEVDGDSVLADATIEESAAEFPEGVVVGAITRRGELITPRGDTVVEVGDHVVLFVDTDVLDEVSPLL; encoded by the coding sequence GTGCGCGTGATCGTCATCGGTGCGGGCGAAGTGGGGTCGAACATCGCCGAGAGCCTCGCGCCGGAGCACGAAGTCGTCGTGATCGACATCGACGGGGAGCGGGTCGAATCGCTGACGTACGACCTTGACGTCCTCGCGCTGGAGGGTGACGGGACTTCCCTCGGAACGCTCAAGGAGGCGAGAGTGAAGGACGCCGACATGCTCATCGCGAGCACCGACAACGACGAGACGAACGTCGTCGCCTGCTCGACGGCCAAAACCATCTCCGACGCGTTCACCATCGCCCGTGTGAAGAAGACCTCGCTGCTCGAGACGTGGGAGGGGTCGCGAGGGGCCTTCGGCGTCGACTTCATGGTGAGCGTCAACCTGCTCACCGCCCGGGCGATCGTCAGCATCGCGGGGCTTCCCGGGGCGCAGGACGTGGACACGTTCGCCGGCGGCGCGGTCAGGATGGCCGAGTTCGAGATCGTTGAGGGCAGTCCCGTGGCCGACCAGACCGTGCAGGAGGCCGACCGCTTCGAGTCGCTGACCTTCGCGGCGATCCTTCGGGACGGCGAGGTGACCATCCCCCGCGGCGACACGGTGATCGTGGAGGGCGATCAGGTCGTCGTCATCGGCAGCCCCGAGAGCGTCCGCGCGTTCGCCGGGGAGCTGATGCCGGACCCCGACGTCGACGAGGCGGCCGAGGTCGTCATCGTCGGCGGGGGCGGCATCGGCTACCAGACCGCCCGCCTGTTCGAGGAACGCGGGATGCGGCCGCGGCTCATCGAGCACGACCCGGACCGGGCCCGTCAGCTCGCGGAGGAACTCCCGAAGACGGTCGTCCTTGAGAGCGACGCCACCGATCTGGAGTTCCTGAGCCGCGAACACGTCGACGAGGCAGACTTCGTCGTCGCGGCGCTCGACAGCGACGAGAAGAACCTCCTCGTTTCGCTGCTGGCGAAGCGGGTCGGCGCCGACCGCACGGTCGCCGTCGTCGAGACGGCGGACTACGTCGACCTGTTCGAGACCGTCGGCGTCGACGTGGCGGTCAACCCGCGCGAGGTGACCGCGGAGGAGATCACGCGGTTCACCCGCGAAGACCGGACGGAAAACGTCGCGCTCATCGAGGACGACCGGGCCGAAGTGCTGGAGATCGAGGTCGACGGCGACAGCGTCCTCGCGGACGCGACGATAGAGGAGTCGGCAGCGGAGTTCCCCGAGGGTGTCGTCGTCGGAGCGATCACCCGTCGCGGTGAGCTCATCACGCCCCGTGGCGATACGGTGGTCGAAGTCGGCGATCACGTGGTCCTCTTCGTCGACACCGACGTCCTCGACGAGGTATCGCCGCTGCTATGA